One genomic window of Magnetococcales bacterium includes the following:
- a CDS encoding type IV pili methyl-accepting chemotaxis transducer N-terminal domain-containing protein: MNIKTSMWLGTGLLFGAIVVTLSVVLHTASSQERDGVTINLAGRQRMLSQKMTKEMLLYDLRPEADRLEALQGSVWAFGTTLKALLEGGEAPSTLDRKDPRNVMVAHPDDRIELQLQRVDQIWQPLQAMFARLEAEPRLRGELREKLLAEGGGLLREMNQAVALMTEVAESKVSALLRTAWMGGVVGALMVAWMVWLTRRMQGQIGSLQQGLEAMSNGDFRQTLPVGASPNELDDVASDINTVSMRMREVVCQVRLQSQTMAACMEELEQARGGLSGDAGESRRLASGVIGELTEVTGQVSGILTALERVVAKVDEVVAVSGGLSDSVAEVAVRVEAATGNVNAMATAAEEISGTTASVQASLEEVTTSVGQITDSVEGLEKAVSGIRGRCERAVEQSRLASGQAHQVSSTMEELTGMTREIGKVVEVINAIADQTNMLALNAAIEAAGAGDAGKGFAVVANEVKDLARKTAEATQMISSQIGEIVAKTREVSQAAEESAQRMEEVDEANQLIAERVVGQSRSIDRIRGAMERVEAAVGDVGRNMVELNQATREVAASLSRSAGDASKASGEVGFLVGRAVERAGEMVEHTRQMREISLESEAAVREVDESAQAAGERIRSMLEGLSFIDGAIRQTGLLIQTGVEPGQKLVDAVAHLRAGEEPFDLRHIKRAHLAWLRKLEDVIRGRSALTPEQVSSARECDLGRWYYGEGMSRFGGLGVFKEVEEAHLAVHEAAREVVGLMQGGRKAEAEAGMVRFNAIKDRLFVLLDRLYLESMEG, translated from the coding sequence ATGAACATCAAGACAAGCATGTGGCTGGGAACGGGTCTGCTTTTCGGGGCCATCGTGGTGACTTTGTCGGTGGTATTGCACACGGCCTCCTCCCAGGAGCGCGATGGGGTGACCATCAACCTGGCCGGGCGGCAGCGCATGCTTTCCCAGAAGATGACCAAGGAGATGCTGCTGTACGATCTGCGTCCCGAAGCCGACCGGTTGGAGGCGTTGCAGGGTTCGGTATGGGCTTTCGGCACCACCCTGAAGGCTTTGCTGGAGGGTGGCGAAGCACCGTCAACCCTGGATCGCAAGGATCCGCGCAACGTCATGGTGGCCCATCCCGATGACCGGATCGAACTTCAGTTGCAACGGGTGGATCAGATTTGGCAGCCGCTGCAGGCCATGTTCGCCCGTCTGGAGGCCGAGCCGCGTCTGCGTGGGGAGTTGCGGGAAAAGCTGCTGGCCGAAGGCGGCGGTTTGTTGCGGGAGATGAATCAGGCGGTGGCCCTGATGACGGAAGTGGCGGAATCCAAGGTGTCGGCTCTGTTGCGTACCGCCTGGATGGGCGGGGTGGTTGGCGCATTGATGGTGGCCTGGATGGTGTGGCTGACGCGCCGCATGCAGGGTCAGATCGGCAGCCTGCAGCAGGGTTTGGAGGCCATGTCCAACGGTGATTTCCGTCAGACCTTGCCGGTGGGGGCTTCGCCCAACGAATTGGACGACGTGGCTTCGGACATCAACACCGTCTCGATGCGCATGCGGGAGGTGGTGTGTCAGGTGCGTCTGCAATCCCAGACCATGGCGGCCTGCATGGAGGAGTTGGAGCAGGCGCGGGGGGGGCTTTCCGGGGATGCGGGGGAGAGTCGGCGTCTGGCTTCCGGGGTGATCGGGGAGTTGACCGAGGTGACGGGTCAGGTGAGCGGCATTCTGACCGCCCTGGAACGGGTGGTGGCCAAGGTGGACGAGGTGGTGGCGGTTTCGGGGGGCTTGTCGGACAGCGTCGCGGAGGTGGCTGTCCGGGTGGAGGCGGCGACGGGAAACGTCAACGCCATGGCTACGGCGGCGGAGGAGATTTCGGGCACCACGGCTTCGGTTCAGGCCAGTCTGGAGGAGGTGACCACCTCCGTCGGGCAGATCACCGACTCCGTGGAGGGGTTGGAGAAGGCGGTATCCGGCATTCGCGGGCGTTGCGAACGGGCGGTGGAGCAGAGCCGGCTGGCATCGGGTCAGGCGCATCAGGTCTCTTCGACCATGGAGGAGCTGACCGGCATGACCCGGGAGATCGGCAAGGTGGTGGAGGTGATCAACGCCATTGCCGATCAGACCAACATGCTGGCCTTGAATGCGGCCATCGAGGCGGCGGGTGCGGGGGATGCGGGCAAGGGTTTCGCGGTGGTGGCCAACGAGGTGAAGGATTTGGCCCGCAAGACGGCGGAGGCCACGCAGATGATCTCCAGTCAGATCGGGGAGATCGTGGCCAAGACCCGGGAAGTGTCCCAGGCGGCGGAGGAGAGTGCGCAGCGCATGGAAGAGGTGGATGAGGCCAACCAGCTCATCGCCGAGCGGGTGGTGGGCCAGTCCCGGTCGATTGATCGCATTCGCGGGGCCATGGAACGGGTGGAAGCGGCGGTTGGGGATGTGGGCCGCAACATGGTGGAGTTGAATCAGGCCACTCGTGAGGTGGCGGCCTCTCTTTCGCGTTCGGCGGGGGATGCCTCCAAGGCTTCCGGGGAGGTGGGTTTCCTTGTGGGGCGGGCTGTGGAGCGAGCCGGGGAGATGGTCGAGCATACCCGGCAGATGCGGGAGATTTCGCTGGAGAGCGAGGCCGCCGTTCGGGAGGTGGATGAGTCGGCGCAGGCAGCGGGGGAGCGTATCCGCTCCATGCTGGAGGGTTTGTCGTTCATCGACGGGGCCATTCGGCAGACGGGTTTGCTCATTCAGACGGGGGTGGAGCCGGGGCAGAAGCTGGTGGATGCGGTGGCTCATTTGCGGGCGGGGGAGGAGCCGTTCGATTTGCGGCACATCAAGCGGGCGCATTTGGCCTGGTTGCGCAAGTTGGAGGATGTCATCCGGGGGCGTTCCGCCTTGACGCCGGAGCAGGTCTCTTCCGCGCGGGAGTGTGATTTGGGCAGGTGGTATTACGGGGAGGGCATGAGTCGTTTCGGGGGGCTCGGGGTTTTCAAGGAGGTGGAGGAGGCTCATTTGGCGGTGCATGAGGCGGCGCGGGAGGTTGTGGGTTTGATGCAGGGCGGACGGAAGGCCGAGGCCGAGGCGGGGATGGTGCGGTTCAACGCGATCAAGGACCGGTTGTTCGTTTTGTTGGATCGGCTCTATCTGGAATCCATGGAAGGTTGA